The following coding sequences lie in one Mesorhizobium sp. NZP2298 genomic window:
- a CDS encoding Gfo/Idh/MocA family protein: MSVKWGLIGASTIARQFMINAIRTQADGRIAAVMSSSPERAQAYAVENNIPLAVSTLDELLGEDIDAVYISTTNELHLEQALAAIKAGKHVLCEKPLALTSADARKMVAAASAAGIVLGTNHHLRNAGAHRAMRDAIATGRIGKPIAARVFHSVYLPESLQGWRITKPEAGGGVVLDITVHDADTLRFVLGDDPVEVSAFTQAAGMADSGLEDGAMCIWRFKSGLIAQSHEGFTTKFADTGFEVHGSEGSLIAGNVMTQKPDGSVLLRTAKGEEQLSFDREDLYARSVRQFHAAIHGDGQPSATGEDGIWSLASAEAALQSASSGKAVKIDPKLGSMK, from the coding sequence ATGAGCGTCAAGTGGGGACTGATCGGCGCCAGCACGATCGCCAGGCAATTCATGATCAATGCCATTCGTACGCAGGCCGATGGCAGGATCGCGGCGGTGATGAGTTCCAGCCCAGAGCGGGCCCAGGCATATGCCGTGGAAAACAACATTCCGCTTGCGGTCTCGACGCTTGACGAGCTCCTTGGCGAGGATATCGACGCCGTCTACATCTCGACCACCAACGAGTTGCATCTCGAGCAGGCGCTTGCCGCCATCAAGGCCGGAAAGCATGTGCTGTGCGAGAAGCCGCTGGCGCTGACCAGCGCTGATGCGCGCAAGATGGTCGCGGCCGCCAGCGCCGCCGGCATCGTGCTCGGCACGAACCATCATCTGCGCAACGCCGGCGCGCATCGCGCCATGCGGGACGCCATCGCCACCGGACGCATCGGCAAGCCGATCGCCGCACGCGTTTTCCATTCCGTCTATCTGCCGGAAAGCCTGCAGGGCTGGCGCATCACCAAGCCCGAAGCGGGCGGCGGCGTGGTGCTCGACATCACCGTGCACGATGCCGACACGCTGCGCTTCGTGCTCGGCGACGATCCGGTCGAGGTCTCGGCCTTCACGCAAGCCGCCGGCATGGCCGACAGCGGGCTGGAAGACGGTGCCATGTGCATCTGGCGCTTCAAATCGGGCCTCATCGCCCAGTCGCATGAAGGCTTCACGACCAAATTCGCCGACACCGGTTTCGAGGTGCACGGCTCGGAAGGCTCGCTGATCGCCGGCAATGTCATGACCCAGAAGCCGGACGGCTCGGTGCTGTTGCGCACGGCCAAGGGTGAGGAGCAATTGAGCTTCGACCGCGAGGATCTCTACGCCAGGTCCGTGCGTCAGTTCCATGCCGCGATCCACGGCGACGGCCAGCCCTCCGCCACCGGCGAGGACGGCATCTGGTCGTTGGCCTCGGCCGAGGCGGCATTGCAATCGGCCAGCTCCGGCAAGGCCGTCAAGATCGACCCGAAACTCGGGAGCATGAAGTGA
- a CDS encoding acyl CoA:acetate/3-ketoacid CoA transferase, with the protein MVVSVSSSSGLGCPDAVLAAIGERFDAEGHPKNITTLHPIAAGDMYGIKGIDHLAKPGLLKRTLCGSYPSGPSSAEPPQIWKMIGDNSVAAYNVPSGILFDMHREAAAKRPGVLTKVGLDTFADPRHQGCAMNAAASEPIVSVQQFDGEEWLYFRSIVPQVSIIRATTADERGNLTYEHEGAYLGGLEQALAARNNGGIVIAQVKRVVENGTLKPHDVRVPGVLVDHIVVAPDQLQTTLTPYDPAISGEIFRPLSTFRNAEMNVQKVIARRVAMELRDGMAVNIGFGISANVPRILLEEGQHGKVTWVIEQGAVGGVPLLDFKFGCASNAEAIMPSPHQFIYFQAGGFDASLLSFLQIDRHGSVNVSKLSARPHVTAGAGGFVDITARAKKIVFSGFFNAGAKLSLADGGIRIDQEGKVKKIVNEVEHISFSGKRAVAQGQDITYVTERCVMKLTPDGLMVTELAPGIDLERDVLAQSETPLGVATDLKVTPATLYQDRPIGLSLNRGASLGGAHG; encoded by the coding sequence ATGGTTGTTTCCGTGTCGTCGTCGAGCGGTCTTGGCTGTCCGGACGCGGTGCTGGCCGCCATCGGCGAACGTTTCGACGCGGAAGGTCACCCGAAGAACATCACCACGCTGCATCCGATCGCCGCCGGCGACATGTATGGCATCAAGGGCATTGATCACCTCGCCAAGCCCGGCCTGTTGAAGCGCACCCTGTGCGGCTCCTATCCATCCGGCCCCTCCTCCGCCGAGCCGCCGCAGATCTGGAAGATGATCGGCGACAATTCGGTTGCCGCCTACAACGTGCCGTCCGGCATCCTGTTCGACATGCACCGCGAAGCCGCCGCCAAGCGGCCGGGCGTGCTGACCAAGGTCGGTCTCGACACGTTTGCCGATCCGCGCCATCAAGGCTGCGCCATGAACGCGGCGGCAAGCGAGCCGATCGTTTCGGTGCAGCAATTCGACGGCGAGGAATGGCTCTATTTCCGCTCGATCGTGCCGCAGGTGTCGATCATCCGCGCCACCACGGCGGACGAACGCGGCAACCTCACCTATGAGCATGAAGGTGCCTATCTTGGCGGCCTCGAGCAGGCGCTCGCCGCCCGCAACAATGGCGGCATCGTCATCGCGCAGGTCAAGCGCGTCGTCGAGAACGGCACGCTGAAGCCGCATGATGTGCGCGTGCCGGGCGTGCTGGTCGATCATATCGTGGTGGCGCCCGACCAGTTGCAGACGACGTTGACGCCTTACGACCCGGCGATTTCGGGCGAGATCTTCCGGCCGCTGTCGACCTTCCGCAATGCCGAGATGAACGTCCAGAAGGTGATCGCCCGCCGCGTCGCCATGGAGTTGCGCGACGGCATGGCCGTCAACATCGGCTTCGGCATCTCGGCCAATGTGCCGCGCATCCTTCTGGAAGAAGGCCAGCACGGCAAGGTCACCTGGGTGATCGAGCAGGGCGCGGTCGGCGGGGTGCCGCTGCTCGACTTCAAGTTCGGCTGCGCCTCCAACGCCGAGGCGATCATGCCGTCGCCGCACCAGTTCATCTATTTCCAGGCCGGTGGCTTCGATGCCTCACTGCTCTCCTTCCTGCAAATCGACCGCCACGGCTCGGTCAACGTGTCGAAACTCTCGGCACGGCCGCATGTCACCGCTGGCGCCGGAGGCTTTGTCGACATCACCGCGCGGGCGAAGAAGATCGTTTTCTCCGGCTTCTTCAATGCCGGCGCCAAGCTCTCGCTGGCCGATGGCGGCATCCGCATCGACCAGGAGGGCAAGGTCAAGAAGATCGTCAACGAGGTCGAGCACATCTCGTTTTCGGGCAAGCGCGCCGTCGCCCAGGGCCAGGATATCACCTATGTCACCGAGCGCTGCGTGATGAAGCTGACGCCTGATGGGCTGATGGTGACGGAACTGGCGCCGGGCATCGACCTCGAGCGCGACGTGCTGGCGCAGTCGGAAACACCGCTTGGCGTCGCAACCGACCTCAAGGTGACGCCGGCGACGCTCTATCAGGATCGGCCAATCGGCCTGTCGCTCAATCGCGGCGCCTCGCTCGGAGGCGCGCATGGCTGA
- a CDS encoding enoyl-CoA hydratase/isomerase family protein: MAEPLVTFERDGAIGIVTLRRPEKFNALDIPMLRALETALDTAEAAEGVRVVLLRGEGKGFCAGGDVEAWAQMNAADFQVQWVRYGHRVFDRLARLRQPTIAVLSGHALGGGLELAVACDFRVAEAQVKLGFPETSIGVVPGWSGTQRAVRRFGAQTVRRLALGGEILLAPEALALGVVDRVVETGNGLAHASAWAQTIAERGPLATEAAKLMIAVAEGEESAAATEALASGFIALSGDLKAGVSAFKTKQKPAFSRS, translated from the coding sequence ATGGCTGAGCCTCTCGTCACCTTCGAGCGGGACGGCGCCATCGGCATCGTTACCTTGCGGCGGCCTGAAAAATTCAACGCGCTGGATATTCCGATGCTGCGGGCGCTGGAAACGGCGCTCGACACGGCCGAGGCGGCTGAAGGCGTGCGCGTCGTGCTGCTGCGCGGCGAAGGCAAGGGCTTTTGCGCCGGCGGCGATGTCGAGGCGTGGGCGCAGATGAACGCGGCCGACTTCCAGGTGCAATGGGTGCGCTATGGCCACCGGGTGTTCGACCGGCTGGCGAGGCTGCGGCAGCCGACGATCGCCGTGCTGTCGGGCCATGCGCTGGGCGGGGGGCTGGAACTGGCCGTCGCTTGCGATTTTCGCGTCGCCGAGGCGCAGGTGAAACTGGGCTTCCCCGAAACCTCGATCGGCGTCGTGCCCGGCTGGTCCGGCACGCAGCGCGCCGTGCGCCGCTTCGGGGCCCAGACCGTGCGCCGCTTGGCTTTGGGTGGCGAGATACTTCTCGCTCCCGAAGCGCTGGCCCTTGGCGTGGTCGATAGGGTGGTTGAAACCGGCAACGGGCTGGCCCACGCCAGCGCCTGGGCGCAGACGATCGCCGAGCGCGGGCCGTTGGCGACCGAAGCCGCCAAGCTGATGATCGCCGTGGCCGAAGGCGAGGAAAGTGCGGCGGCAACGGAAGCACTGGCCAGCGGTTTCATCGCGCTCTCCGGAGACCTCAAGGCTGGTGTAAGCGCTTTCAAGACCAAGCAGAAACCCGCATTTTCTAGAAGTTAG